The Vigna unguiculata cultivar IT97K-499-35 chromosome 6, ASM411807v1, whole genome shotgun sequence genome contains a region encoding:
- the LOC114188204 gene encoding uncharacterized protein LOC114188204 isoform X2, producing the protein MKSLLSERSFRAKNGSQDTERTVLIVPDNLPSDCPLAKPSTSKPSTSKPSTSRSLSLNKILFASSSKAAHSLPVTPTANSGAEIVQGRHPGCDSDLSKREVNQHITRSVSVPVNIKAANLRRTDSRRLVRVISARSLLTTAEGISTQNASGSEIVVEDTSEDIPEEDAVCRICLVELAEGGNTLRMECSCKGELALAHQDCAVKWFSIKGNKTCDVCKQEVLNLPVTLLKISNPQTVAPQPMNAAGPQQREVPSYRIWQDLSVLILVSMLAYFCFLEELLVSDMGTHALAISLPFSCVLGLLSSMIASTMVNGSYMWAYACFQFAIVILFAHVFYTILNVNAILSVLLSSFTGFGISISLNTLVTEYVRWRMRRLIQSSTTQQLRRDHAHHHQEHQRLQRPQHEQHQ; encoded by the exons ATGAAAAGTTTGCTCTCTGAGAGGAGCTTTAGGGCTAAGAATGGTTCACAAGATACTGAAAGGACGGTTCTTATTGTTCCTGATAACTTACCATCAGATTGTCCTCTGGCTAAGCCTTCAACATCTAAGCCTTCTACTTCTAAGCCTTCAACTTCAAGGTCCCTTTCTCTTAACAAGATTCTGTTCGCTTCATCATCCAAAGCCGCACATTCATTGCCAGTTACTCCAACTGCAAATTCAGGTGCAGAGATTGTACAAGGAAGACATCCAGGGTGTGATTCTGATTTAAGT AAAAGGGAAGTAAATCAGCACATTACTCGATCGGTTTCCGTTCCTGTTAATATCAAAGCCGCTAATTTAAGACGTACAGATTCTAGAAGGTTGGTTCGTGTAATTTCGGCAAGATCACTTCTAACAACTGCTGAAGGCATCTCAACTCAGAATGCTTCGGGATCAGAGATTG TTGTTGAAGATACTTCTGAGGATATTCCAGAGGAAGATGCAGTTTGTAGGATTTGTTTGGTTGAGCTTGCAGAAGGAGGTAATACTCTTAGGATGGAGTGCAGTTGTAAAGGTGAGCTTGCACTTGCTCACCAAGACTGTGCAGTAAAGTGGTTTAGTATCAAAGGAAACAAAACCTGTGATGTCTGCAAGCAAGAAGTCCTTAACCTCCCCGTAACACTCTTGAAAATTTCTAATCCTCAAACTGTTGCTCCGCAGCCAATGAATGCAGCAGGACCACAGCAGAGAGAAGTGCCTTCTTATAG GATATGGCAGGATTTATCAGTACTTATCTTGGTCAGCATGCTTGCatacttttgttttcttgagGAACTACTG GTTTCAGATATGGGCACTCATGCTCTTGCTATTTCATTGCCTTTCTCCTGTGTTTTAGGACTCCTTTCATCTATGATTGCTTCAACCATGG TGAACGGTAGTTACATGTGGGCCTATGCTTGCTTCCAGTTTGCAATTGTCATCCTGTTTGCTCATGTGTTTTATACCATA CTTAATGTTAATGCCATTCTCTCAGTTCTTCTCTCCTCATTCACTGGATTTGGGATTTCAATCAGCTTGAATACTCTGGTAACGGAATATGTTAGATGGAGAATGAGAAGACTGATTCAATCTTCTACCACACAGCAACTGCGTCGTGATCATGCACACCACCACCAAGAACATCAAAGACTGCAAAGGCCACAGCATGAGCAGCACCAATGA
- the LOC114188204 gene encoding uncharacterized protein LOC114188204 isoform X1, whose protein sequence is MDKAAAELQREAADPAILLHHHQCCAGNGIGDSTSLIPESRRPHLSSLQIPARSVENTLSSFTKTDGSTLISSPGSSRGLPPRPNSARVKSTMKSLLSERSFRAKNGSQDTERTVLIVPDNLPSDCPLAKPSTSKPSTSKPSTSRSLSLNKILFASSSKAAHSLPVTPTANSGAEIVQGRHPGCDSDLSKREVNQHITRSVSVPVNIKAANLRRTDSRRLVRVISARSLLTTAEGISTQNASGSEIVVEDTSEDIPEEDAVCRICLVELAEGGNTLRMECSCKGELALAHQDCAVKWFSIKGNKTCDVCKQEVLNLPVTLLKISNPQTVAPQPMNAAGPQQREVPSYRIWQDLSVLILVSMLAYFCFLEELLVSDMGTHALAISLPFSCVLGLLSSMIASTMVNGSYMWAYACFQFAIVILFAHVFYTILNVNAILSVLLSSFTGFGISISLNTLVTEYVRWRMRRLIQSSTTQQLRRDHAHHHQEHQRLQRPQHEQHQ, encoded by the exons ATGGACAAGGCAGCTGCTGAACTTCAACGTGAGGCAGCAGATCCTGCTATTCTTCTCCACCATCATCAG tgttgtgCTGGAAATGGGATAGGTGACAGTACCTCCTTGATTCCAGAGTCCAGAAGACCACACCTCTCCTCTCTGCAAATACCAGCAAGGTCAGTGGAAAATACATTATCCTCTTTCACAAAGACAGATGGTTCTACATTGATATCAAGTCCAGGTTCCAGTAGAGGACTTCCCCCAAGGCCAAATTCAGCCAGAGTCAAGTCCACTATGAAAAGTTTGCTCTCTGAGAGGAGCTTTAGGGCTAAGAATGGTTCACAAGATACTGAAAGGACGGTTCTTATTGTTCCTGATAACTTACCATCAGATTGTCCTCTGGCTAAGCCTTCAACATCTAAGCCTTCTACTTCTAAGCCTTCAACTTCAAGGTCCCTTTCTCTTAACAAGATTCTGTTCGCTTCATCATCCAAAGCCGCACATTCATTGCCAGTTACTCCAACTGCAAATTCAGGTGCAGAGATTGTACAAGGAAGACATCCAGGGTGTGATTCTGATTTAAGT AAAAGGGAAGTAAATCAGCACATTACTCGATCGGTTTCCGTTCCTGTTAATATCAAAGCCGCTAATTTAAGACGTACAGATTCTAGAAGGTTGGTTCGTGTAATTTCGGCAAGATCACTTCTAACAACTGCTGAAGGCATCTCAACTCAGAATGCTTCGGGATCAGAGATTG TTGTTGAAGATACTTCTGAGGATATTCCAGAGGAAGATGCAGTTTGTAGGATTTGTTTGGTTGAGCTTGCAGAAGGAGGTAATACTCTTAGGATGGAGTGCAGTTGTAAAGGTGAGCTTGCACTTGCTCACCAAGACTGTGCAGTAAAGTGGTTTAGTATCAAAGGAAACAAAACCTGTGATGTCTGCAAGCAAGAAGTCCTTAACCTCCCCGTAACACTCTTGAAAATTTCTAATCCTCAAACTGTTGCTCCGCAGCCAATGAATGCAGCAGGACCACAGCAGAGAGAAGTGCCTTCTTATAG GATATGGCAGGATTTATCAGTACTTATCTTGGTCAGCATGCTTGCatacttttgttttcttgagGAACTACTG GTTTCAGATATGGGCACTCATGCTCTTGCTATTTCATTGCCTTTCTCCTGTGTTTTAGGACTCCTTTCATCTATGATTGCTTCAACCATGG TGAACGGTAGTTACATGTGGGCCTATGCTTGCTTCCAGTTTGCAATTGTCATCCTGTTTGCTCATGTGTTTTATACCATA CTTAATGTTAATGCCATTCTCTCAGTTCTTCTCTCCTCATTCACTGGATTTGGGATTTCAATCAGCTTGAATACTCTGGTAACGGAATATGTTAGATGGAGAATGAGAAGACTGATTCAATCTTCTACCACACAGCAACTGCGTCGTGATCATGCACACCACCACCAAGAACATCAAAGACTGCAAAGGCCACAGCATGAGCAGCACCAATGA